The following nucleotide sequence is from Pseudomonas sp. RC10.
ATAACAAGCGAGAACGTATTGCAGGTCAGCTTTTCATCCATTTCCTACCTACCTTCGCGATTACTCCTACAAGTGATCCTGCGTCCCGTAGGTTTGAACGAAATGTGGAAGCGAATTCATTCGCGAAAAGCGGAACAGACGGCAGAGATATGCCAGCCGTACGAACCTATCGCGAATGAATTCGCTCCCACAGGAGTTATCCACACGTCTGCCTATTTCGGGTATTTCAGATAATTGAGGAATCGCGGCGGCAAGCACTCCGTCGCAACCCTCTTCATCAACTTAGAAGTCCTGCGCAGTCGGCCGCAGCACAATCTCGTTGATGTCCACATCCCCCGGCTGTTCGATCGCGAAGGCAATCGCCCGCGCTACGGATTGAGCGGGAATCGCCATTTTGTAGAACTCGTTCACGACGTCAGCGCTTGGCTGGTGGCCGCTGCCCAGTTTCAACTCGGAATCCACGGCACCCGGTTCGATGGTGGTGGTGCGGATCTTGCCGCCGACTTCGTGGCGCAGGCCATCGGAGATGGCGCGGACGGCGTATTTGGTGCCGCTGTAGACCGAGCCGCCCGGGCTGAACACTTTGATGCCTGCGACGGACGAGATGTTGATGAAGTGGCCAAAGCCTTGAGCTTCGAACTTGGGCAGCGCCGCGGCGATGCCGTAGAGGACGCCTTTGACGTTGATGTCGATCATGCGGTCCCATTCGTCAACGCGCAGTTCCGAGATGGGAGCGATGGCCATGAAGCCTGCGTTGTTGACGATGACGTCGATTTTGCCGAAATCCTGAACGGCGTGGGCGACGAGGGCTTCGAGGTCTTGGCGACGGGTGACGTCGACGGTGTAGGCCGATGCCTCGCCGCCTGCGGCTTTGATCTCTTGGACGATGACGTCCATCCGTTCCTGGCGACGCGCGCCCAGAACGACTTTGGCGCCGAGTTTCGCCAGATGGCGGGCGGTGGATTCGCCCAGCCCGCTGCTTGCGCCGGTGATGACGACGACTTTGCCCTGGATACCATTGCTCATAACGTTTCTCCTGCACTTGCTGTGGGTTGGTAGTGATTGAGGGCAAGTTTGCAGTGGCTTTCCAATTCATAAAATGGAAGAGTTTGGCTTTGAGAATTCCACTATCTGGAACGCTCTTTTGAAAGGGTCGACCAATGCTCAATCGCATGGAAATGCTTCGCGTCTTTCTGGTGGCCGTTGAATCGCCGACTTTTCGGGAAGCGGCGCAGCGGCTGGGCACATCGCCGCAGAAGGTCACTCGGGCGGTGAAAGAGTTGGAGCGGATGTTCGCCGAGCCCCTGTTTCACCGCAGCACGCGGCAAGCCCATGTCACGGCATTCGGCGCCCAGATCGCGCAGCAAGCGCGGGAGACACTGACTCAGTTCGACAACCTGTTCGTCTCTCACTCGAAAGCAGAGCAAACCACCGTCACCGGGAGGGTCGGCATTACCGCGCCCCATGCCATCGGCAAGCTGTACCTGCCGGGCTTTCTCAAACCGTTGATGCAGGAAAATCCGGGATTGCAGATCGACCTTAGCCTGGACGACGAGTTGACCGATGCGGTGGCCGCGCAGATCGATATTGGCATTCGGGTGGGGACCGTCAAAGACCGACGCTACATTGCCCGCTCAGTGGGCGAAGTACCGTTAAAGGTCGTGGCTGCACCGACGCTGATCGCCGAAACGGGCGCGCCGTCAAGCCTCGAAGCACTGAAATCCATGCCGCTGTCCATGCTGATTGATCGTAAGAACGGCAGGCCCTGGCCGTGGTTTTTTGCCTCCGGGCAAACCTATCTGGCGCCCTTTCCCGCCTT
It contains:
- a CDS encoding SDR family oxidoreductase gives rise to the protein MSNGIQGKVVVITGASSGLGESTARHLAKLGAKVVLGARRQERMDVIVQEIKAAGGEASAYTVDVTRRQDLEALVAHAVQDFGKIDVIVNNAGFMAIAPISELRVDEWDRMIDINVKGVLYGIAAALPKFEAQGFGHFINISSVAGIKVFSPGGSVYSGTKYAVRAISDGLRHEVGGKIRTTTIEPGAVDSELKLGSGHQPSADVVNEFYKMAIPAQSVARAIAFAIEQPGDVDINEIVLRPTAQDF
- a CDS encoding LysR family transcriptional regulator, which produces MLNRMEMLRVFLVAVESPTFREAAQRLGTSPQKVTRAVKELERMFAEPLFHRSTRQAHVTAFGAQIAQQARETLTQFDNLFVSHSKAEQTTVTGRVGITAPHAIGKLYLPGFLKPLMQENPGLQIDLSLDDELTDAVAAQIDIGIRVGTVKDRRYIARSVGEVPLKVVAAPTLIAETGAPSSLEALKSMPLSMLIDRKNGRPWPWFFASGQTYLAPFPAFSCDDPETELEFVLAGLAYAQMPHYLAEPWLAEGRLVEVLSEIAPPPIDLMIYRTQSGPVPPRVRWVYDHLMKCLSDPAMFPQG